A stretch of the Mesorhizobium sp. Pch-S genome encodes the following:
- the gpt gene encoding xanthine phosphoribosyltransferase, whose translation MSLPEKAFPVSWDQFHRDARALAWRLSGVNGQWKAIVCITRGGLVPAAIISRELGIRIIETVCVASYHDYTSQGQLQVLKQVEPSLLAEEGAGILIIDDLTDTGKTAGIVRAMMPKAHFATVYAKPKGRPLVDTFVTEVSQDTWIYFPWDMGFTYQKPIADDHAG comes from the coding sequence ATGTCCCTTCCCGAAAAGGCCTTTCCAGTTTCCTGGGATCAGTTCCACCGCGACGCCCGTGCGCTCGCCTGGCGGCTGTCCGGCGTCAACGGGCAGTGGAAGGCGATCGTCTGCATCACTCGCGGCGGCCTGGTTCCTGCGGCGATCATTTCGCGCGAACTCGGCATCCGCATCATCGAGACGGTCTGCGTGGCGTCCTATCACGACTACACGTCACAAGGGCAGTTGCAGGTGCTGAAGCAGGTCGAACCCTCGCTGCTCGCCGAAGAGGGAGCAGGTATCCTGATCATCGACGACCTTACCGATACCGGCAAGACAGCCGGCATTGTTCGGGCGATGATGCCAAAGGCGCATTTCGCGACCGTTTACGCCAAGCCGAAAGGCCGCCCCCTGGTTGACACGTTCGTGACCGAAGTCAGCCAGGACACATGGATCTACTTCCCGTGGGACATGGGCTTCACCTACCAGAAGCCGATCGCCGACGACCACGCCGGCTAG
- a CDS encoding NUDIX hydrolase has protein sequence MLNGPLANANLAERVRKLFGTVPLRLQVAALPWRRHNRSIEVMLITSRDTGRWVLPKGWPEAREPLCEAAAREAGEEAGLTGTVSTLEAGRYFYAKALSTGQQVPCEVLVFPLKVVDVAAKWKERHERERKWVTPVQAARMVNEPDLGQIIAHFGENPKRFAA, from the coding sequence ATGTTGAACGGACCTCTAGCGAACGCCAATCTGGCTGAAAGGGTTAGAAAACTTTTCGGCACGGTTCCGTTGCGCCTTCAGGTTGCTGCCCTGCCCTGGCGTCGGCACAACCGCTCCATCGAAGTGATGCTGATCACCAGCCGCGATACCGGTCGCTGGGTCCTGCCCAAGGGCTGGCCGGAAGCAAGGGAGCCGTTGTGCGAGGCTGCCGCACGCGAAGCGGGCGAGGAAGCCGGCCTGACCGGCACCGTCTCGACGCTCGAGGCCGGCCGCTACTTCTATGCGAAGGCCCTGTCGACCGGGCAACAGGTGCCTTGCGAGGTGCTGGTTTTTCCACTCAAGGTCGTCGATGTCGCCGCAAAGTGGAAGGAGCGGCACGAACGCGAGCGCAAATGGGTGACACCTGTCCAGGCCGCGCGCATGGTCAACGAGCCAGATCTTGGCCAGATCATCGCCCATTTCGGTGAGAACCCGAAACGCTTCGCGGCCTGA